A segment of the Candidatus Dojkabacteria bacterium genome:
GTTACAAGGTAGTAAAGGGCGGAACAGTCTCGCAGGGACGAAATCGCGGAGCAAGTCATGCAACTCAACCTGTTCTTGTTTTTATCGATGCCGATGCATTTCTTACCGATCCTTATACATTGTGCGAAGCCTATATTCAATTTCAGAAAGGTAAATTTGACATTGTATCAAGCAGATCCAGACTCGACGAAGAGGCCCAAACTCATATTTCATCAAAGTTTGCCGACAAAACAAACACAATGATTAAAAAAGTCTCAACAATAAATCCTAAATTTAACATACAGGGTGGTTGGTTTGTGGCCGTCAAGAAAGACGTATTTAGTAACCTGGGTGGATTCCGAGAGGACCTGAAAAACGCCGAAGACATAGAGCTTTTCCGTAGAGCGGAAAAACTGGGATACAAA
Coding sequences within it:
- a CDS encoding glycosyltransferase; translation: MDKLPISIIIPTYNEEKYLPRLLQSIKNQEFQPSEVIIADSPRTNDKTREIAERFGYKVVKGGTVSQGRNRGASHATQPVLVFIDADAFLTDPYTLCEAYIQFQKGKFDIVSSRSRLDEEAQTHISSKFADKTNTMIKKVSTINPKFNIQGGWFVAVKKDVFSNLGGFREDLKNAEDIELFRRAEKLGYKYTVLPLDITLSGRRFDTPKKLINSAIAGVIMGIALWFGIKKLSEVSQKAAKIYGKLGGSENSNE